From Acinetobacter sp. ASP199, the proteins below share one genomic window:
- a CDS encoding EexN family lipoprotein, with protein sequence MKIKTFILTSCLALALTGCTKVKTQEYYAENLDEAKEVLEKCETEINKGKEVNEKFKANCNNAGMAVMNGMLNDLTKGLLN encoded by the coding sequence ATGAAAATTAAAACATTTATCCTAACATCTTGTTTAGCACTCGCATTGACAGGTTGTACCAAGGTCAAAACTCAAGAATATTATGCAGAAAACCTGGATGAAGCAAAAGAAGTCCTAGAAAAATGTGAAACAGAAATCAATAAAGGTAAAGAAGTCAACGAGAAATTCAAAGCAAACTGCAACAATGCGGGCATGGCTGTGATGAATGGCATGTTGAATGACTTAACCAAAGGTTTACTCAATTAA
- the tsaD gene encoding tRNA (adenosine(37)-N6)-threonylcarbamoyltransferase complex transferase subunit TsaD, whose amino-acid sequence MIVLGLETSCDETGLALYDSELGLRGQVLYSQIKLHAEYGGVVPELASRDHVRKLIPLMNELLEQSGVQKSEIDAVAYTRGPGLMGALMTGALFGRTLAFALNKPAIGVHHMEGHMLAPLLSATPPEFPFVALLVSGGHSQLMAAYGIGQYELLGESIDDAAGEAFDKVAKMMGLPYPGGPNISKLAEQGDPNAFAFPRPMLHQGLEFSFSGLKTAVSVQMKKLGEEKRDADIAASFQEAIVDTLVKKSVKALKQTGLKRLVIAGGVSANKRLRERLEIDLAKIKATVYYAEPALCTDNGAMIAFAGYQRLKAGQQDGLAVTTTPRWPMTELSNPTEA is encoded by the coding sequence ATGATCGTTTTAGGCTTAGAAACATCGTGTGATGAAACAGGACTCGCGCTTTATGACAGCGAACTGGGTTTACGCGGCCAGGTTCTGTACAGCCAGATTAAACTGCATGCCGAGTATGGTGGTGTAGTTCCTGAGCTTGCCTCGCGTGACCATGTGCGCAAGCTGATTCCGCTTATGAATGAATTGCTTGAACAAAGCGGCGTTCAAAAATCTGAAATTGATGCAGTGGCATATACCCGTGGGCCGGGTCTGATGGGTGCATTAATGACGGGGGCTTTGTTTGGTCGTACTTTAGCCTTTGCACTGAATAAACCAGCCATTGGGGTACATCATATGGAAGGTCATATGCTGGCACCATTACTTTCGGCAACGCCACCGGAATTTCCGTTCGTGGCACTTTTAGTGTCAGGTGGTCACTCGCAGTTGATGGCGGCTTATGGTATTGGTCAATATGAATTACTCGGTGAGTCGATTGATGATGCGGCTGGTGAAGCTTTTGACAAAGTCGCGAAGATGATGGGTTTGCCATATCCGGGTGGTCCGAATATTTCCAAACTGGCTGAACAGGGTGATCCAAATGCTTTTGCTTTCCCGCGCCCAATGCTGCATCAAGGGTTGGAATTTTCATTTAGTGGTTTAAAAACTGCGGTTTCTGTGCAGATGAAGAAATTGGGTGAAGAAAAACGTGATGCGGATATCGCTGCAAGTTTCCAAGAAGCGATTGTCGATACACTGGTAAAAAAATCAGTAAAAGCATTAAAGCAAACTGGCTTGAAGCGTCTGGTGATAGCCGGTGGTGTGAGTGCCAATAAACGCTTGCGTGAACGTTTAGAAATAGATTTAGCGAAAATCAAAGCGACTGTTTATTATGCAGAACCAGCACTCTGTACCGATAATGGTGCCATGATCGCCTTTGCCGGTTATCAACGTCTGAAAGCAGGGCAACAAGATGGGCTTGCAGTGACAACGACACCACGTTGGCCGATGACAGAATTGAGCAATCCAACGGAAGCTTAA
- a CDS encoding DUF3336 domain-containing protein, which yields MLLKDFTHQMNPHQAYRIKKLKQQLQTAETYEEWEFIALKLDEESGAQEWKLDNSSDYFDAEVISHRLGKLRRYRMQKRTRDLMHILREGLSYDIANIAHPLLFIETYVGTKKIIEDYVEEVSKGLAYIASQECECLTLEEKIEYFERCQRAYGQPALMFSGGSTLGLFHTGVCKALMEQDLMPKVVSGSSAGAIMTAMLGVSKPSEYPGILLGHNFFNEAFHFRNFRELMKGNGGLADVKYLKKFLIENLGNLTFDEALKKSGLHINVAVAPYDATQDARIMNAYTAPDLLVWSAVLASCAVPILFPPVRLTSKRNDGKFTPYMSSTRWVDGSVRSDFPQEKMARLYNINYTIASQVNPHIVPFMQDDAARFRKDMLSWPQRIARRQGKVFAKGMMDFTRERVGSVPPVRRLLDHGYGVVDQRYYGDVNIVGKYGLRHYTYMLQNPRPHLFKILQREGERATWPKISMIETQERVGKTIQHCLELLTYQHAPEQQQEEYIPVDI from the coding sequence ATGTTGTTAAAAGATTTTACTCATCAGATGAACCCTCATCAGGCTTATCGCATCAAAAAATTAAAGCAACAATTGCAGACTGCGGAAACTTATGAGGAGTGGGAATTCATTGCGTTAAAACTGGATGAAGAATCGGGTGCGCAAGAATGGAAACTTGACAACTCTTCCGATTATTTTGATGCAGAAGTGATCTCTCACCGTCTTGGCAAGTTGCGCCGCTATCGCATGCAAAAGCGTACCCGTGATTTGATGCATATATTGCGTGAAGGGCTCAGTTATGACATTGCCAATATTGCTCATCCTTTACTGTTTATAGAAACGTATGTTGGCACTAAAAAAATTATTGAAGATTATGTTGAGGAAGTCAGTAAAGGACTGGCTTATATCGCTTCGCAAGAATGTGAGTGTCTGACGCTTGAAGAAAAAATAGAATATTTCGAACGTTGCCAGCGTGCGTATGGTCAGCCAGCGCTGATGTTTTCTGGCGGTTCAACGCTGGGACTCTTTCATACCGGTGTGTGTAAGGCACTCATGGAACAGGATTTGATGCCGAAAGTGGTATCCGGTTCAAGCGCTGGTGCCATCATGACGGCCATGCTCGGGGTATCTAAGCCCTCTGAATATCCCGGTATTCTTCTAGGACATAATTTCTTTAATGAGGCCTTTCATTTTCGAAATTTCCGTGAGCTGATGAAGGGTAATGGCGGTCTTGCAGATGTGAAATATCTAAAAAAATTCCTGATCGAGAATTTAGGTAATCTCACTTTTGATGAAGCACTCAAAAAATCAGGTCTACATATTAATGTAGCCGTTGCACCTTATGATGCGACTCAAGATGCGCGGATTATGAATGCTTATACTGCACCGGATCTATTGGTCTGGAGTGCAGTACTCGCATCCTGTGCTGTACCGATTCTATTTCCACCGGTGCGTCTGACCAGTAAACGGAATGATGGCAAATTCACGCCCTATATGTCTTCAACGCGTTGGGTCGATGGTAGTGTACGCAGTGATTTTCCACAGGAGAAAATGGCACGGTTGTATAATATTAACTATACCATCGCCAGTCAGGTGAACCCGCATATTGTGCCTTTCATGCAGGATGATGCAGCCCGATTCCGTAAAGATATGCTGAGCTGGCCGCAGAGAATTGCACGACGTCAAGGTAAGGTGTTTGCCAAAGGCATGATGGACTTTACCCGTGAGCGTGTGGGGAGTGTACCACCTGTACGCCGTTTGCTGGATCATGGTTATGGCGTAGTCGATCAGCGTTATTATGGTGATGTGAATATTGTCGGCAAATATGGCCTGCGTCATTATACTTATATGTTGCAAAATCCGCGGCCACACCTGTTTAAAATCCTGCAACGTGAAGGCGAGCGTGCCACCTGGCCGAAAATTTCCATGATTGAAACTCAGGAGCGGGTAGGGAAAACCATCCAGCATTGTCTGGAACTTTTAACCTATCAACATGCACCTGAACAGCAGCAAGAAGAATATATTCCAGTTGATATCTAG
- a CDS encoding GatB/YqeY domain-containing protein, with the protein MTTLKNQITEVLKATMRAKEMSKLTVIRSLQAAIKQIEVDERKELDDAQVLAVIEKQIKQRKESIKAFEGAGREDLASKEQAEVEVLSQFLPEAMTEEELDSIIAQAITAQEATSMKDMGKVMNSLRPLIAGRADPAQVSAKIKAKLA; encoded by the coding sequence ATGACTACTTTAAAAAACCAAATAACTGAAGTTTTGAAAGCAACAATGCGTGCTAAAGAAATGTCTAAGTTAACGGTAATACGTAGTCTTCAGGCAGCAATTAAGCAAATCGAAGTCGATGAGCGCAAAGAACTTGACGACGCTCAGGTTCTTGCGGTCATTGAAAAGCAAATTAAACAACGTAAAGAATCGATCAAAGCCTTCGAAGGTGCTGGTCGAGAAGATTTAGCTAGTAAGGAACAAGCCGAAGTTGAGGTTTTATCTCAATTTCTACCAGAAGCTATGACTGAGGAAGAACTTGATTCCATCATTGCGCAAGCGATTACAGCGCAAGAAGCTACTAGCATGAAAGATATGGGTAAGGTGATGAATTCTCTGCGTCCGCTCATAGCCGGGCGCGCCGATCCTGCACAAGTTTCAGCTAAAATTAAAGCTAAACTGGCATAA
- a CDS encoding M48 family metalloprotease: MKSVGYAFIKNKNMLWPASVCLIAVLLTIAIINIVVGLLVYYFDPAQSIYWHVLSPYLIALVSSIMVMSVLYEFYVFRAGGYSLARQMGARRLSLIESVPEESIALKIAEQLADTFLIEPPGVYVLPDEVGVNALTAGFNPGNTAIILTWGALQNLDEIELYGLLSHEFNKILSGETAENTRLKILYSSLTTFSQWGSKIAKRGFYRNGMPAENKFETLFVGIGAVIWLVGSLGVLITRFIKYISLGGRTFKNDQKTRRLIQNDANIQTLLRIYVHHSGSQIHSEYAESISHMCFANSLSQQNWLNIHPSIEQRIYELNPSLIQDLQLENLKKLQNQPLFSLFRSLEEMAVTSAAAWSSPQPLPLLRLSPISFAIKDAVKPLNPENRANTPRPELVERALQTATGSREVMVAILMIRQYREFIPTDAEVSRAIVDSLLNLDGRVHISIFQQACKNIGGMPTTVARQFVMKLARIIQEDGEIGLLDALLLECVKYELNLLPAHTPTALEEVKPQIVRLIDALLHVQQINSDNQLDVRERILKRILTQKELEMYTEISDEPIDLAEILNDISGLLLRDRLSILGIAEICLWNDRIITQDEFDVMELLYWRLGFEVDEIVDQMQKKNSIMII; the protein is encoded by the coding sequence TTGAAAAGCGTAGGATATGCGTTTATCAAGAATAAGAATATGCTATGGCCAGCCAGTGTCTGTCTGATTGCTGTGCTATTGACGATAGCAATTATTAATATTGTTGTCGGTTTATTGGTCTATTATTTTGATCCTGCTCAATCTATTTATTGGCATGTGCTGAGTCCTTATTTAATCGCTTTGGTTAGTTCGATCATGGTGATGTCTGTACTCTATGAATTTTATGTCTTTCGTGCTGGTGGTTATTCTTTGGCACGGCAGATGGGTGCACGTCGCCTGAGTCTGATTGAAAGCGTACCGGAAGAAAGCATCGCGCTGAAGATTGCTGAACAATTGGCAGATACTTTTCTTATTGAGCCTCCTGGGGTGTATGTTTTGCCTGATGAGGTCGGGGTTAATGCACTGACGGCTGGTTTTAACCCGGGCAATACTGCCATTATTCTGACTTGGGGTGCATTGCAGAATCTGGATGAAATTGAATTATATGGTTTATTGAGCCATGAGTTTAATAAGATTCTTTCTGGTGAAACGGCAGAAAATACCCGTCTCAAGATTCTCTATAGTAGCCTGACCACTTTTAGTCAGTGGGGCAGTAAGATTGCCAAACGGGGATTCTATCGAAATGGCATGCCGGCAGAAAACAAGTTTGAGACTCTGTTTGTTGGTATTGGTGCGGTGATCTGGCTGGTTGGTAGCCTGGGCGTGCTGATTACCCGTTTCATTAAATATATTTCGCTCGGTGGCAGAACTTTCAAGAATGATCAGAAGACCCGTCGCCTGATTCAGAATGATGCCAATATACAGACCTTGCTGCGGATTTATGTGCATCACTCCGGTTCACAGATTCATAGCGAATATGCCGAGTCGATTTCACATATGTGTTTTGCTAACTCACTCAGTCAGCAGAACTGGCTCAATATCCATCCAAGTATTGAGCAGCGAATCTATGAATTGAACCCATCCTTAATTCAGGATCTGCAGCTTGAAAACCTGAAAAAACTGCAAAATCAGCCTTTATTTAGCCTATTTCGATCACTTGAAGAAATGGCGGTCACAAGCGCAGCTGCCTGGAGTTCGCCGCAGCCATTGCCTTTACTACGTCTATCTCCGATCAGCTTTGCGATTAAGGATGCCGTTAAGCCGCTGAATCCGGAGAATCGTGCCAATACGCCACGACCAGAACTAGTTGAACGTGCATTACAAACTGCAACTGGGTCGCGAGAGGTTATGGTTGCAATCCTGATGATCCGGCAATATCGGGAATTTATTCCCACCGATGCTGAAGTCAGCCGGGCGATTGTAGATTCATTGTTAAACCTGGACGGGCGTGTGCATATCTCGATTTTTCAGCAAGCCTGCAAAAATATTGGTGGCATGCCGACCACGGTGGCGAGACAATTCGTGATGAAGCTAGCACGGATTATTCAGGAAGATGGTGAAATTGGCCTGTTAGATGCCTTGTTGCTTGAATGTGTGAAATATGAACTGAACTTACTCCCAGCACATACCCCGACTGCACTGGAAGAAGTTAAACCGCAAATTGTGCGCCTGATAGATGCATTGCTGCATGTACAACAGATCAATAGTGATAATCAGCTGGACGTGCGTGAACGGATTTTAAAACGTATCCTGACTCAAAAAGAACTGGAAATGTATACTGAGATTTCAGATGAGCCAATTGATCTGGCTGAAATCTTAAATGATATTTCAGGGCTGCTCTTACGTGATCGACTAAGTATATTGGGAATTGCAGAAATCTGTCTCTGGAATGACCGGATCATCACTCAGGATGAATTTGACGTGATGGAATTATTGTACTGGCGTCTGGGTTTCGAGGTGGATGAAATTGTGGATCAGATGCAGAAAAAAAACAGCATCATGATTATTTAA
- the purF gene encoding amidophosphoribosyltransferase: protein MCGVVGIAGKSAVNQMLFDALTMLQHRGQDAAGIVTCHEGRLFLRKDVGMVRDVFHTRHMRALRGNYGIGHVRYPTAGTSSSAEAQPFYVNSPYGITLAHNGNLTNAEEIHDDLFKTDLRHMNTDSDSEVLLNVMAHELQKQGHLQVSAEDVFHAVTRVHERCKGGYAVVAMITGQGLVGFRDPNGIRPLIYGSRETEEGMEYIIASESVAITALGFKVERDIEPGEAVFIDEQGNFFTKQCAENPEYRPCIFEYVYFARPDATIDGISVYKARLKMGEKLAHKILREWSDEHDIDVVIPIPDTSRTSALELANTLGVKFREGFMKNRYIGRTFIMPGQQLRKKSVRQKLNPVELEFQGKNVLLVDDSIVRGTTCNEIIQMARDAGAKKVFFASAAPMVKYPNVYGIDMPAKSELIASERSVEEIREIIGADRLIFQDLEDLKDAVRTKIVPNLREFDCSVFDGVYVAGGIDEAYLDQLQRKRNDGAKKGDKFIDVNIDAASVDLTGVREV from the coding sequence ATGTGTGGAGTGGTTGGTATTGCTGGTAAATCAGCTGTTAACCAAATGTTGTTTGATGCATTAACGATGTTACAACATCGTGGACAGGATGCAGCTGGGATTGTAACTTGTCACGAAGGCCGCCTGTTCCTTCGTAAAGATGTAGGTATGGTACGTGATGTGTTCCATACACGTCATATGCGTGCTTTACGCGGTAACTATGGTATTGGTCATGTGCGTTACCCAACAGCAGGAACGTCAAGTAGTGCAGAAGCACAGCCATTTTATGTGAACTCACCTTATGGGATTACCTTGGCGCATAACGGTAACTTAACCAACGCTGAAGAAATCCATGATGACTTATTCAAAACTGACTTACGTCACATGAATACCGATTCAGACTCAGAAGTTTTGCTGAACGTGATGGCACATGAATTGCAAAAGCAAGGTCACCTGCAAGTAAGTGCAGAAGATGTATTTCATGCTGTGACACGTGTGCATGAGCGCTGTAAAGGTGGTTATGCTGTGGTTGCAATGATCACAGGCCAAGGTCTTGTGGGCTTCCGTGATCCAAATGGTATTCGTCCACTGATTTACGGTTCACGCGAAACTGAAGAAGGTATGGAATATATCATCGCTTCTGAATCTGTAGCGATTACAGCATTAGGCTTTAAAGTTGAGCGTGATATTGAGCCAGGTGAAGCCGTATTTATTGATGAACAAGGCAACTTCTTCACCAAGCAATGTGCAGAGAATCCTGAATATCGCCCATGTATCTTTGAATATGTGTATTTCGCGCGCCCAGATGCCACCATTGACGGCATTTCAGTGTATAAAGCCCGTCTGAAAATGGGTGAGAAGCTGGCGCATAAAATCTTGCGCGAGTGGAGTGATGAACATGATATCGATGTAGTCATTCCAATTCCGGATACATCACGTACTTCTGCGCTTGAACTGGCAAATACGCTGGGCGTGAAATTCCGTGAAGGCTTCATGAAAAACCGTTATATCGGTCGTACCTTCATTATGCCAGGTCAGCAACTGCGTAAAAAATCAGTACGTCAGAAGCTGAATCCGGTTGAGCTGGAATTCCAGGGTAAAAACGTTCTATTGGTCGATGACTCAATTGTTCGTGGTACTACCTGTAATGAAATCATTCAGATGGCACGTGATGCTGGTGCGAAAAAAGTATTCTTTGCGTCTGCTGCACCAATGGTGAAATATCCGAACGTGTATGGTATCGATATGCCAGCCAAATCTGAGCTGATCGCGTCTGAACGTAGTGTTGAAGAAATTCGTGAAATTATTGGCGCTGACCGTCTGATTTTCCAGGATCTGGAAGATTTGAAAGATGCGGTACGCACCAAAATTGTACCGAATCTGCGTGAATTCGACTGTTCTGTATTTGACGGCGTATATGTGGCTGGCGGTATTGATGAAGCATACCTTGACCAGTTACAGCGAAAGCGTAATGATGGCGCCAAAAAAGGGGATAAGTTTATTGATGTGAATATCGATGCAGCATCAGTAGACCTGACGGGCGTGCGCGAAGTCTAA
- the rpsU gene encoding 30S ribosomal protein S21: MPQVKLKEGEPVDVAIRRFKRSCEKAGVLADVRKREFYEKPTQERKRKKAAAVKRYQKKLARESVRTTRLY; the protein is encoded by the coding sequence ATGCCACAAGTTAAATTGAAAGAAGGCGAACCAGTAGACGTAGCTATCCGTCGTTTCAAACGTTCATGCGAAAAAGCGGGCGTTCTTGCTGACGTTCGTAAACGTGAATTCTACGAAAAACCAACTCAAGAACGTAAACGTAAAAAAGCTGCTGCTGTTAAACGCTACCAGAAGAAACTGGCTCGCGAATCAGTACGTACTACTCGCCTTTACTAA
- a CDS encoding D-glycerate dehydrogenase translates to MKQKIVVFSQIHPEIQAKLEQQYNVVYIQPKLGNVNQQILQHVQDADGMIGAGRLLNRNNLQTAAKLKIISSVSVGYDNYDLEYLNEKKTYLTHTPHVLTETTADLAFTLLMAAARKVTYLNQWTKQGQWQRTASETQFGVDIFGKTLGIIGLGHIGAAIARRGFHGFNMNVLYHNRREKLDLAQGLNAEYCDLKSLLQRSDFVVVAVDLNVDSKALVGAEELALMQRHAVFVNISRGSVVDEQALIQALKNRQIFAAGLDVYQKEPLQESELFKLDNVITLPHVGSATAQTRQRMAELAYQNLMDALQGRVPRYVVNPQF, encoded by the coding sequence ATGAAGCAAAAAATTGTTGTATTTAGTCAAATTCATCCAGAGATTCAAGCCAAACTTGAACAACAATATAATGTGGTGTATATCCAGCCTAAACTGGGTAATGTCAATCAACAGATTTTGCAGCATGTACAAGATGCAGATGGCATGATTGGTGCAGGACGACTGCTCAATCGAAATAATCTGCAAACTGCGGCTAAACTAAAAATCATCTCCAGTGTCAGTGTGGGTTATGACAATTATGACCTTGAATATTTAAACGAAAAGAAAACTTATCTCACGCATACCCCGCATGTGCTGACTGAAACTACAGCTGATCTGGCATTTACTTTACTCATGGCCGCAGCGCGTAAAGTAACTTATTTAAATCAATGGACCAAGCAAGGACAGTGGCAGCGTACCGCCAGCGAAACACAGTTCGGGGTGGATATTTTTGGCAAGACTTTAGGAATTATTGGATTAGGTCATATTGGCGCAGCGATCGCGCGACGTGGCTTTCATGGCTTTAATATGAATGTGCTTTATCATAACCGTCGTGAAAAGCTGGATCTGGCGCAAGGCTTAAATGCAGAATATTGTGATTTAAAATCCTTATTACAGCGTTCTGACTTTGTAGTAGTAGCGGTTGACTTGAATGTGGATTCCAAAGCACTCGTTGGTGCAGAAGAACTGGCATTGATGCAGCGGCATGCGGTCTTTGTGAATATTTCGCGCGGCTCGGTTGTTGATGAGCAGGCACTGATTCAGGCTTTAAAAAATCGTCAGATTTTTGCCGCAGGGCTGGATGTCTATCAAAAAGAGCCATTGCAAGAATCAGAGCTGTTTAAACTTGATAATGTGATTACCTTGCCGCATGTGGGTTCGGCAACTGCGCAAACACGTCAGCGTATGGCAGAACTGGCATATCAAAACCTGATGGATGCTTTGCAAGGACGTGTACCACGCTATGTGGTTAACCCGCAGTTTTAA
- a CDS encoding M48 family metalloprotease encodes MKRLVLACGLSACMAIGHTASDTFNIQSSQFTVPEIGAGVGLIDQQKERMIGEKVYRQVQKQLPVVQNPWMEDQLFSVFSHILSQTQLQQPIGLVVVNDPQINAFAVPGGLFALNMGLLNSARNMDEVAGVMAHEIAHVTQRHYSRSQEAFKGQGLLALAGILVGALVASQADGDAGAAVMMGSQAALMDQQLSYSRNQEREADRIGMQYMYASGYNPQSMADFFEVMHRSTSRLSFLPDFWFTHPLTTERMSEARLRANQMPKVKPKLIDQNFEIIRWYSKVLSRQTTEQQLKILAGQNSFAGQLALTAYYLQQGDEGNAQQALDQAEKHNQIHPLLVLFQTDIYLGRNQLEPALRSVRSAASIMPENRALNYKYAEVLIRMKQTDQAKMIVQRFLNANPRDLSAWRLMLSATNTEPASEIKTINVLRYRAEVQYWTGNEEAAIKSLLHAQRVSKGNQSLSAGITQRLRQMQQERKYKI; translated from the coding sequence TTGAAACGTTTGGTTTTGGCTTGTGGATTAAGCGCATGTATGGCAATAGGGCATACCGCTTCCGATACTTTTAACATTCAGTCTAGTCAGTTTACTGTTCCAGAAATTGGAGCAGGTGTGGGGCTGATAGATCAGCAAAAAGAGCGCATGATTGGTGAAAAGGTTTATCGTCAGGTACAGAAACAGTTACCTGTGGTGCAAAATCCCTGGATGGAAGACCAGTTATTTTCAGTGTTTTCACATATTCTCAGTCAGACGCAATTGCAACAGCCAATCGGGCTGGTGGTGGTTAATGATCCTCAGATTAATGCCTTTGCTGTGCCTGGTGGCTTATTTGCCTTAAATATGGGATTACTCAATTCAGCGCGGAATATGGATGAAGTGGCCGGTGTGATGGCGCATGAAATTGCACATGTCACACAACGTCATTACAGTCGATCCCAAGAAGCATTTAAAGGACAGGGATTATTGGCACTTGCGGGAATCTTGGTCGGAGCCTTAGTGGCATCGCAAGCAGATGGCGATGCGGGTGCAGCCGTAATGATGGGTTCACAAGCAGCCTTGATGGATCAGCAGCTTTCTTATAGTCGTAATCAGGAACGTGAAGCAGACCGGATCGGCATGCAGTATATGTATGCCTCGGGCTATAACCCGCAAAGCATGGCTGATTTCTTTGAGGTGATGCATCGTTCCACCAGCCGTTTAAGCTTCTTGCCAGATTTCTGGTTTACTCATCCCTTAACCACTGAGCGTATGAGTGAGGCGCGTTTACGCGCCAATCAGATGCCAAAAGTTAAACCAAAACTGATTGACCAGAATTTTGAAATTATTCGTTGGTATAGCAAAGTACTGTCTCGCCAGACGACTGAGCAGCAGTTAAAGATTTTAGCAGGACAAAACAGTTTTGCAGGGCAATTAGCGCTTACTGCTTACTATCTGCAACAGGGTGATGAGGGTAATGCACAACAGGCATTAGATCAGGCAGAAAAGCATAATCAGATTCATCCTTTGCTGGTGCTCTTTCAAACAGATATTTATCTCGGAAGAAACCAGTTAGAACCAGCTTTGCGTAGTGTGCGTTCTGCAGCATCTATCATGCCGGAAAATCGGGCACTTAATTATAAATATGCAGAAGTCCTGATCCGTATGAAGCAAACCGATCAAGCCAAGATGATTGTGCAGCGTTTCCTGAACGCCAATCCACGCGATTTAAGTGCCTGGCGCTTAATGCTGTCAGCAACCAATACCGAGCCAGCATCTGAGATTAAAACGATTAATGTGCTGCGTTACCGTGCTGAAGTGCAGTATTGGACAGGAAATGAAGAAGCGGCCATTAAATCCTTACTACATGCACAGCGAGTCAGTAAGGGGAATCAATCACTGTCTGCAGGTATTACCCAGCGTTTAAGGCAGATGCAGCAGGAACGAAAATACAAGATTTAA
- a CDS encoding ATP-binding protein, translating into MATIDLPDNILNALSTVLQQLQQSLPEVKTVPDFSAYAYKWQDGQLKPIHKLRAIQLTDLKGIEKQKEKVIQNTLQFLNDLPANDVLLTGSRGTGKSSIVRALLTEYADQGLRLIEIERDDLSDLPEIQKLIADRPEKFIVYCDDLAFNAEDENYRSLKSVLDGSLQSGSSNFVIYATSNRRHLLPEFMHENTPVTKVDVPQYTELHPQEAIEEKISLSDRFGMWLSFYPMDQNLYLEIVEHYLEQAGMELNTETRAEALRWCQGRGQRSGRAAYQFSKHWIGSQQLKSL; encoded by the coding sequence ATGGCCACAATTGATTTACCTGACAATATTTTAAATGCCCTTTCCACTGTTCTTCAGCAGCTTCAGCAAAGCCTGCCGGAAGTTAAAACCGTACCGGATTTCTCTGCTTATGCCTATAAATGGCAAGATGGTCAACTCAAGCCAATTCATAAGCTTAGAGCGATCCAGCTGACTGATTTGAAAGGTATTGAAAAACAAAAAGAGAAAGTGATTCAGAATACCTTGCAATTTCTAAATGACCTGCCTGCCAATGATGTCCTGCTCACCGGTTCGCGTGGTACAGGTAAATCTTCTATTGTCCGTGCCCTACTGACTGAATATGCAGATCAAGGCTTACGTCTGATTGAAATTGAACGTGATGATTTATCAGATTTGCCAGAAATCCAGAAACTGATAGCTGATCGTCCAGAGAAATTCATCGTCTATTGTGATGACCTGGCCTTTAATGCTGAAGATGAAAACTACCGTAGCTTAAAAAGCGTATTAGATGGTTCACTACAATCTGGTTCCAGCAATTTTGTGATTTATGCAACAAGTAACCGTCGTCATTTACTACCTGAGTTTATGCATGAAAATACGCCCGTTACTAAAGTAGATGTTCCGCAATATACTGAATTACATCCTCAAGAAGCGATTGAAGAAAAAATCTCTTTATCAGACCGTTTTGGTATGTGGTTATCTTTCTATCCGATGGATCAAAACTTATATCTTGAAATTGTGGAACATTATCTAGAACAGGCAGGCATGGAACTCAACACAGAAACTCGCGCTGAAGCTTTGCGTTGGTGCCAAGGTCGAGGTCAACGTTCAGGTCGTGCAGCCTATCAGTTCTCTAAACACTGGATTGGTTCGCAGCAACTTAAATCTCTATAA